In Primulina eburnea isolate SZY01 chromosome 3, ASM2296580v1, whole genome shotgun sequence, one DNA window encodes the following:
- the LOC140825468 gene encoding uncharacterized protein isoform X1 — MMDKKLYNMYKGLHKRIWWRRSQYTKIYHLGRTVMEQNASIEEGAGRNILEVVTSVSDKRLDLLRPSARFYSMLKGKMADAADKVKGKYTLIQDEDDSQLGIYEKPLPCFGCGVGWFSFLVGFLCPLMWYYATILYFRNYYRRDPRERAGLAASAIAAMACTVVLIIIILVLLL; from the exons ATGATGGACAAAAAATTGTACAATATGTACAAAG GTTTGCATAAACGAATTTGGTGGCGAAGATCTCAATACACAAAAATATATCACCTTGGGAGGACCGTCATGGAGCAAA ATGCTTCCATTGAGGAGGGAGCGGGTAGAAATATCCTTGAAGTAGTCACCTCAGTTTCTGATAAACGTCTTGATCTTTTGAGACCATCTGCTCGATTTTACTCCATGCTTAAAG GAAAAATGGCAGATGCTGCAGACAAAGTGAAGGGAAAATATACTTTGATTCAAGATGAAGATGACTCACAACTTGGGATATACGAGAAACCTCTTCCTTGCTTTGGTTGTGGTGTTGGATGGTTCTC TTTTCTTGTAGGTTTCTTATGCCCACTGATGTGGTATTATGCAACGATATTGTATTTCCGAAATTATTACCGTAGGGATCCGAGAGAACGAGCCGGACTCGCTGCTTCTGCCATTGCT GCCATGGCATGCACCGTCGTGTTGATAATCATAATCTTAGTTCTACTTCTCTAG
- the LOC140825467 gene encoding protein RETICULATA-RELATED 3, chloroplastic-like, which produces MAAQLCYSPPAGGHGCVTATRHDAKFGTRFADTTFPSNLSLPSLQCSTIKQKNMDLVSKFYIPCVAAGGGSGDIGVGRGDGGGNGGNSGWSGGGNSDESKSSWDGFGPVGAFINGWRSRVAADPQFPFKVLMEELVGVSACVLGDMASRPNFGLNELDFVFSTLVVGSILNFVLMYLLAPTMSSSSQHLPGIFASSPASHMFEPGPYSLLSRLGTFVYKGTLFAAVGFAAGLFGTVISNGLISMRKKMDPKFETPNNPPPTVLNATTWAIHMGVSSNFRYQTLNGIEFLLAKGFPAFLFKTSVVVLRCLNNVLGGMSFVILARITGSQSVQEVNSVSVEDGSVAEKEKLVNKDDVLQTGEYTSK; this is translated from the coding sequence ATGGCAGCTCAGCTATGCTACTCTCCTCCTGCTGGCGGCCATGGCTGTGTCACTGCTACTCGTCATGATGCCAAATTTGGTACAAGATTTGCCGATACTACTTTCCCTAGTAACCTTTCCCTACCCTCATTACAATGCAGTAccataaaacaaaaaaacatgGATTTGGTTTCCAAATTCTATATTCCATGCGTCGCTGCTGGTGGAGGCAGTGGCGACATTGGTGTTGGTCGTGGTGATGGTGGTGGGAATGGTGGCAATAGTGGGTGGAGTGGGGGTGGGAACTCAGATGAGTCTAAGTCTTCGTGGGATGGATTTGGACCAGTTGGGGCTTTCATAAATGGATGGAGGTCGAGGGTTGCTGCTGACCCTCAATTCCCTTTCAAAGTTCTCATGGAAGAGTTAGTCGGTGTCAGCGCTTGTGTTCTTGGAGACATGGCGTCACGCCCCAATTTCGGGCTCAATGAGCTTGATTTTGTGTTTTCGACGCTTGTTGTTGGTTCCATACTGAATTTTGTACTCATGTATCTCTTGGCCCCTACTATGTCTTCTTCAAGCCAGCATCTTCCAGGAATTTTTGCGAGTTCTCCAGCTAGCCATATGTTCGAACCAGGACCGTATAGTTTGTTGAGTAGGCTTGGCACTTTCGTTTACAAAGGAACTCTGTTTGCTGCTGTCGGGTTTGCTGCTGGACTTTTCGGGACTGTTATTTCCAATGGGTTGATTAGCATGAGGAAAAAGATGGACCCAAAGTTCGAGACGCCAAACAATCCTCCACCTACGGTTTTGAATGCCACTACTTGGGCAATTCACATGGGTGTCAGCAGTAATTTCAGATACCAAACCTTGAATGGAATAGAGTTCTTGTTAGCCAAGGGATTTCCAGCGTTCTTATTCAAGACCTCGGTTGTGGTTCTGAGGTGCTTGAACAATGTTCTTGGAGGTATGTCGTTTGTGATTCTGGCCAGGATAACAGGGTCACAAAGCGTTCAAGAGGTGAATTCTGTTAGTGTCGAGGATGGATCCGTTGCTGAGAAGGAGAAGCTAGTGAACAAGGATGACGTCTTGCAAACCGGTGAATATACTTCCAAGTGA
- the LOC140825465 gene encoding protein phosphatase 2C 50-like isoform X2, with amino-acid sequence MAKLPMSIENISFTSSVPLDGVVTKNESNFDEPSIDVADLSAINREDEGSVVLSDPINQELRKGGFIPFDIDSIPGIIDCGYESNGTITPCVDECKVLEVDLGPIALSFLNKDCNGSYSINSSDSGESLVESFAVEDLVLVGKNGEAMVMLDLSKRISESLFEVSKETKINKLNFPPVWGLVSIQGRRSEMEDSAVALPRFLRLPSQMLSDNPQLCSSDQDSTVHLFGVYDGHGGSQVANYCKERLHIALTEEIDKSKQNFNYNYVGYSWKEQWMKIFLNCFQKIDDEVGGSPEIEGDITSDSLVVPPIAPDSVGSTAVVAIVSSTQIIVANCGDSRAVLCRGKVAVPLSTDHKPHREDEYERIEALGGKVINWNGYRVSGVLAVSRSIGDRYLSPYIIADPDITFHPRAKEDECLILASDGLWDVMTNEEACDLARRRILLWHKRNGGTISKDRGEDADPAAQDAANYLSQVAFQRGSIDNISVVVVDLKAPRKVKKKV; translated from the exons ATGGCTAAACTACCCATGTCCATTGAAAACATAAGCTTTACTTCTAGTGTTCCACTAGATGGAGTTGTCACCAAGAATGAGTCGAATTTCGATGAACCGAGTATTGACGTAGCCGATCTTTCTGCAATTAACAGGGAAGATGAGGGTAGTGTCGTACTGAGTGACCCTATTAATCAAGAACTCAGGAAAGGTGGGTTTATACCATTCGACATTGACTCGATTCCGGGGATTATAGATTGTGGATACGAATCAAATGGGACTATCACGCCATGCGTTGATGAGTGCAAAGTGTTGGAGGTTGATTTAGGGCCGATAGCACTTAGTTTCTTGAATAAGGATTGCAATGGTTCTTATAGTATCAATTCATCCGATTCTGGGGAATCGTTGGTGGAGTCATTTGCAGTAGAAGATCTTGTTTTGGTAGGAAAGAACGGTGAGGCGATGGTTATGCTTGACTTGAGTAAAAGAATTTCGGAATCCCTTTTCGAGgtttccaaagaaacaaaaataaataagcTTAATTTTCCACCGGTTTGGGGATTGGTGTCGATTCAAGGAAGGAGGTCTGAGATGGAAGATTCTGCGGTGGCTTTACCTAGATTCTTGAGATTACCTTCCCAAATGCTGAGTGATAACCCTCAGTTATGTTCATCAGATCAAGATTCAACCGTCCACCTATTTGGAGTTTATGACGGACATGGAGGTTCGCAG GTTGCAAACTATTGCAAAGAGCGTCTTCATATAGCCTTAACCGAGGAGATCGATAAATccaaacaaaattttaattataattatgtTGGATATAGCTGGAAGGAGCAATGGATGAAGATTTTTCTCAATTGTTTTCAAAAAATAGATGATGAAGTTGGCGGTTCTCCCGAAATCGAAGGAGATATCACCTCTGACTCGTTAGTGGTTCCACCCATTGCGCCGGACTCCGTTGGATCTACGGCTGTGGTGGCGATAGTCTCTTCGACCCAAATCATTGTTGCGAATTGCGGTGATTCGAGGGCAGTCCTGTGTCGTGGGAAAGTAGCCGTGCCCTTATCTACAGACCATAAG CCTCACAGAGAAGATGAGTACGAAAGGATAGAAGCTTTGGGAGGCAAGGTTATTAACTGGAATGGATATCGAGTTTCGGGTGTCCTCGCGGTGTCAAGATCCATTG GCGATAGATATTTGAGTCCTTACATTATAGCAGATCCAGATATAACGTTCCATCCTCGAGCGAAAGAGGACGAGTGCCTTATTCTAGCTAGTGACGGTCTTTGGGACGTGATGACTAACGAGGAGGCTTGTGATTTGGCTAGAAGGCGAATACTACTCTGGCACAAAAGAAACGGCGGTACCATTTCCAAAGATAGAGGCGAGGACGCCGATCCTGCGGCACAAGATGCAGCTAACTACCTTTCACAGGTTGCTTTCCAAAGGGGAAGCATAGACAACATCTCTGTAGTCGTGGTGGATTTGAAAGCCCCGCGGAAGGTAAAAAAGAAGGTGTAA
- the LOC140825466 gene encoding diacylglycerol O-acyltransferase 3-like: MEASRLIFRQPPCLYSSHSFRESKYCGGRGVFPGFYDHGSVQYYHNRSAKSSCEVSSMGVIRCELVVKEGKGPMKIKKQMKLLKGLSRDLYAFCQMGFGLDSNLDQDLLHQVKGTSISETADRLLEQLEKLRAEKQLEKKRRREHKKQMRNSLNLVQMSSSSSESSSDSECGEVIDMKGLKLAQPKQEEEVLPPVLQNYSPISPSPFSASEATLPTEITSLGNSLKATLETECSSKLEVCMGGKCKKSGAEAVLDEFKKVVGIEGAVSGCKCMGKCKDGPNVRVQSGEVGNNPLFIGVGLDDVDMIVSNLLGENREQPGFAAAA, encoded by the exons ATGGAGGCTTCACGGTTGATTTTCAGGCAACCCCCCTGTTTGTATTCTTCGCATTCTTTCAGAGAATCGAAGTACTGCGGTGGAAGAGGAGTATTTCCTGGATTTTATGATCATGGTTCTGTGCAATATTATCACAACCGCAGTGCCAAATCTAGTTGCGAGGTTTCATCCATGGGGGTGATTAGATGTGAACTGGTGGTGAAGGAAGGCAAGGGCCCGATGAAGATTAAGAAGCAGATGAAGTTGCTCAAGGGACTCTCCAGGGATTTATATGCTTTCTGTCAGATGGGTTTTGGATTGGATTCTAATCTTGATCAAGATTTGCTTCATCAGGTCAAAGGCACTTCCATCTCG GAAACGGCTGATCGTTTACTGGAACAACTTGAGAAGCTCAGGGCGGAGAAGCAGCTGGAGAAGAAAAGGAGACGAGAACATAAGAAGCAGATGCGGAACAGCCTTAATCTCGTCCAAATGTCATCCAGTTCTTCAGAATCATCAAGTGACAGTGAATGTGGCGAGGTAATCGACATGAAAGGCCTTAAACTCGCACAGCCGAAGCAAGAGGAGGAAGTCCTGCCACCAGTTCTTCAGAATTATTCACCGATTTCACCATCTCCATTTTCTGCAAGCGAGGCTACACTTCCAACGGAGATTACATCACTCGGAAACTCGCTGAAAGCCACCTTGGAGACCGAGTGTTCGAGTAAACTCGAGGTATGCATGGGTGGAAAGTGCAAGAAATCGGGAGCAGAGGCCGTTCTTGATGAATTTAAGAAAGTTGTGGGGATTGAAGGCGCAGTTTCGGGGTGCAAATGCATGGGTAAATGCAAGGATGGCCCCAATGTAAGGGTTCAGAGCGGTGAAGTTGGCAATAATCCGTTGTTCATCGGTGTGGGTTTGGATGATGTAGATATGATCGTGTCCAATTTGCTCGGAGAGAATAGGGAACAGCCTGGCTTTGCTGCTGCAGCTTGA
- the LOC140825468 gene encoding uncharacterized protein isoform X2 has product MEQNASIEEGAGRNILEVVTSVSDKRLDLLRPSARFYSMLKGKMADAADKVKGKYTLIQDEDDSQLGIYEKPLPCFGCGVGWFSFLVGFLCPLMWYYATILYFRNYYRRDPRERAGLAASAIAAMACTVVLIIIILVLLL; this is encoded by the exons ATGGAGCAAA ATGCTTCCATTGAGGAGGGAGCGGGTAGAAATATCCTTGAAGTAGTCACCTCAGTTTCTGATAAACGTCTTGATCTTTTGAGACCATCTGCTCGATTTTACTCCATGCTTAAAG GAAAAATGGCAGATGCTGCAGACAAAGTGAAGGGAAAATATACTTTGATTCAAGATGAAGATGACTCACAACTTGGGATATACGAGAAACCTCTTCCTTGCTTTGGTTGTGGTGTTGGATGGTTCTC TTTTCTTGTAGGTTTCTTATGCCCACTGATGTGGTATTATGCAACGATATTGTATTTCCGAAATTATTACCGTAGGGATCCGAGAGAACGAGCCGGACTCGCTGCTTCTGCCATTGCT GCCATGGCATGCACCGTCGTGTTGATAATCATAATCTTAGTTCTACTTCTCTAG
- the LOC140825468 gene encoding uncharacterized protein isoform X3, whose translation MMDKKLYNMYKGLHKRIWWRRSQYTKIYHLGRTVMEQNASIEEGAGRNILEVVTSVSDKRLDLLRPSARFYSMLKGKMADAADKVKGKYTLIQDEDDSQLGIYEKPLPCFGCGVGWFSFLMPTDVVLCNDIVFPKLLP comes from the exons ATGATGGACAAAAAATTGTACAATATGTACAAAG GTTTGCATAAACGAATTTGGTGGCGAAGATCTCAATACACAAAAATATATCACCTTGGGAGGACCGTCATGGAGCAAA ATGCTTCCATTGAGGAGGGAGCGGGTAGAAATATCCTTGAAGTAGTCACCTCAGTTTCTGATAAACGTCTTGATCTTTTGAGACCATCTGCTCGATTTTACTCCATGCTTAAAG GAAAAATGGCAGATGCTGCAGACAAAGTGAAGGGAAAATATACTTTGATTCAAGATGAAGATGACTCACAACTTGGGATATACGAGAAACCTCTTCCTTGCTTTGGTTGTGGTGTTGGATGGTTCTC GTTTCTTATGCCCACTGATGTGGTATTATGCAACGATATTGTATTTCCGAAATTATTACCGTAG
- the LOC140825465 gene encoding protein phosphatase 2C 50-like isoform X1, whose product MDEITPVISVSFKLGNLINEDSVLTTCVDITGIELISKSSRSLLLEPSMAKLPMSIENISFTSSVPLDGVVTKNESNFDEPSIDVADLSAINREDEGSVVLSDPINQELRKGGFIPFDIDSIPGIIDCGYESNGTITPCVDECKVLEVDLGPIALSFLNKDCNGSYSINSSDSGESLVESFAVEDLVLVGKNGEAMVMLDLSKRISESLFEVSKETKINKLNFPPVWGLVSIQGRRSEMEDSAVALPRFLRLPSQMLSDNPQLCSSDQDSTVHLFGVYDGHGGSQVANYCKERLHIALTEEIDKSKQNFNYNYVGYSWKEQWMKIFLNCFQKIDDEVGGSPEIEGDITSDSLVVPPIAPDSVGSTAVVAIVSSTQIIVANCGDSRAVLCRGKVAVPLSTDHKPHREDEYERIEALGGKVINWNGYRVSGVLAVSRSIGDRYLSPYIIADPDITFHPRAKEDECLILASDGLWDVMTNEEACDLARRRILLWHKRNGGTISKDRGEDADPAAQDAANYLSQVAFQRGSIDNISVVVVDLKAPRKVKKKV is encoded by the exons ATGGATGAAATAACTCCTGTAATTTCAGTCTCCTTTAAGCTGGGAAATCTAATTAATGAGGACTCAGTGCTCACGACTTGTGTTGATATTACTGGGATTGAGCTCATATCCAAGTCCTCGAGAAGTTTGTTGTTGGAACCATCTATGGCTAAACTACCCATGTCCATTGAAAACATAAGCTTTACTTCTAGTGTTCCACTAGATGGAGTTGTCACCAAGAATGAGTCGAATTTCGATGAACCGAGTATTGACGTAGCCGATCTTTCTGCAATTAACAGGGAAGATGAGGGTAGTGTCGTACTGAGTGACCCTATTAATCAAGAACTCAGGAAAGGTGGGTTTATACCATTCGACATTGACTCGATTCCGGGGATTATAGATTGTGGATACGAATCAAATGGGACTATCACGCCATGCGTTGATGAGTGCAAAGTGTTGGAGGTTGATTTAGGGCCGATAGCACTTAGTTTCTTGAATAAGGATTGCAATGGTTCTTATAGTATCAATTCATCCGATTCTGGGGAATCGTTGGTGGAGTCATTTGCAGTAGAAGATCTTGTTTTGGTAGGAAAGAACGGTGAGGCGATGGTTATGCTTGACTTGAGTAAAAGAATTTCGGAATCCCTTTTCGAGgtttccaaagaaacaaaaataaataagcTTAATTTTCCACCGGTTTGGGGATTGGTGTCGATTCAAGGAAGGAGGTCTGAGATGGAAGATTCTGCGGTGGCTTTACCTAGATTCTTGAGATTACCTTCCCAAATGCTGAGTGATAACCCTCAGTTATGTTCATCAGATCAAGATTCAACCGTCCACCTATTTGGAGTTTATGACGGACATGGAGGTTCGCAG GTTGCAAACTATTGCAAAGAGCGTCTTCATATAGCCTTAACCGAGGAGATCGATAAATccaaacaaaattttaattataattatgtTGGATATAGCTGGAAGGAGCAATGGATGAAGATTTTTCTCAATTGTTTTCAAAAAATAGATGATGAAGTTGGCGGTTCTCCCGAAATCGAAGGAGATATCACCTCTGACTCGTTAGTGGTTCCACCCATTGCGCCGGACTCCGTTGGATCTACGGCTGTGGTGGCGATAGTCTCTTCGACCCAAATCATTGTTGCGAATTGCGGTGATTCGAGGGCAGTCCTGTGTCGTGGGAAAGTAGCCGTGCCCTTATCTACAGACCATAAG CCTCACAGAGAAGATGAGTACGAAAGGATAGAAGCTTTGGGAGGCAAGGTTATTAACTGGAATGGATATCGAGTTTCGGGTGTCCTCGCGGTGTCAAGATCCATTG GCGATAGATATTTGAGTCCTTACATTATAGCAGATCCAGATATAACGTTCCATCCTCGAGCGAAAGAGGACGAGTGCCTTATTCTAGCTAGTGACGGTCTTTGGGACGTGATGACTAACGAGGAGGCTTGTGATTTGGCTAGAAGGCGAATACTACTCTGGCACAAAAGAAACGGCGGTACCATTTCCAAAGATAGAGGCGAGGACGCCGATCCTGCGGCACAAGATGCAGCTAACTACCTTTCACAGGTTGCTTTCCAAAGGGGAAGCATAGACAACATCTCTGTAGTCGTGGTGGATTTGAAAGCCCCGCGGAAGGTAAAAAAGAAGGTGTAA